The following are encoded together in the bacterium genome:
- a CDS encoding alpha/beta fold hydrolase: MAPVFSARAPWFGGDLQTIRNMLRPPRPLPDAGERLELPLRDGSGDRLAARLQMPRDRRRPLTVLIHGLSGGEDSPYLLVSAAALLARGHPVLRLNLRGAGASRPLCRFQYHAGRTADLADALAGLDPSLTDGGVFVVGYSLGGNLLLKFLGERGAAAPVRAAAAVSAPIDLAAAARRILMPRNRVYHWNLLRAMKAEALAPAAALAPSERLAIAAARHIVEFDDRFVAPRNGFAGAADYYARCSAEPFLPAIRVPTLVVHALDDPWIPPAAYRRVRWADTPHLYPALSPGGGHVGFHARGSRLPWHDQVVTEFFAERAAP, encoded by the coding sequence ATGGCCCCTGTCTTCAGCGCTCGCGCCCCGTGGTTCGGCGGCGATCTGCAGACGATCCGCAACATGCTGCGGCCACCGCGGCCGCTGCCCGACGCCGGCGAGCGGCTGGAGCTGCCGCTGCGCGACGGGTCCGGAGACCGATTGGCGGCGCGCCTGCAGATGCCGCGCGATCGACGGCGGCCGTTGACGGTCCTCATCCATGGCCTCTCGGGCGGCGAGGACAGTCCCTATCTGCTGGTCAGCGCCGCCGCCCTGCTGGCGCGCGGACATCCGGTGCTGCGCCTCAACCTGCGCGGCGCCGGCGCCTCGCGGCCGCTCTGCCGCTTCCAGTACCATGCCGGCCGCACCGCCGACCTCGCCGACGCGCTGGCCGGGCTCGATCCGTCGCTGACCGACGGCGGCGTGTTCGTCGTCGGCTACTCGCTCGGCGGCAACCTGCTGCTCAAGTTCCTCGGCGAGCGCGGCGCCGCGGCGCCGGTGCGCGCCGCCGCCGCGGTGTCGGCGCCGATCGATCTCGCCGCCGCCGCGCGCCGCATCCTGATGCCGCGCAACCGCGTGTACCACTGGAACCTGCTGCGGGCGATGAAGGCGGAGGCGCTGGCGCCCGCCGCCGCCCTGGCGCCGTCGGAGCGCCTCGCCATCGCCGCGGCGCGCCACATCGTCGAGTTCGACGATCGCTTCGTCGCGCCGCGCAACGGCTTCGCCGGCGCCGCCGATTACTACGCGCGGTGCTCGGCGGAGCCGTTCCTGCCGGCGATCCGCGTCCCGACGCTGGTGGTGCACGCGCTCGACGACCCGTGGATTCCGCCCGCCGCCTACCGCCGCGTCCGCTGGGCCGACACCCCCCACCTGTACCCCGCCCTCAGCCCGGGCGGCGGCCACGTCGGCTTCCACGCCCGCGGCAGCCGCCTGCCGTGGCACGATCAGGTGGTGACGGAGTTCTTCGCCGAACGCGCCGCGCCCTGA
- a CDS encoding phage Gp37/Gp68 family protein, giving the protein MAFGSGIEWTESTWNPVTGCNKISPGCTYCYAERMAERLQAMGQANYRNGFKLTPQPQMLALPLQWKRPQTIFVNSMSDLFHQDVPLDYIQRVVDIMRRANWHRFQVLTKRAERLAALSPEIDWPRNVWVGVSVENADYVNRVDALRTTGAHVKFLSLEPLLGPLRQLNLANIDWVIVGGESGHRARSMDPAWVIDIRDQCARAGVAFFFKQWGGKNKKKAGRLLDGRTWDEMPEPLRSARTLRAPGIPVEA; this is encoded by the coding sequence ATGGCCTTCGGTTCCGGAATCGAGTGGACCGAGTCTACGTGGAATCCCGTTACGGGGTGTAACAAGATCAGTCCCGGCTGCACGTACTGCTACGCGGAGCGCATGGCGGAGCGCCTGCAGGCCATGGGGCAGGCCAACTACAGGAATGGGTTCAAGCTCACGCCGCAGCCACAGATGCTGGCGCTGCCTCTCCAATGGAAGAGGCCGCAGACAATTTTCGTGAACTCGATGAGCGACCTGTTCCACCAGGATGTGCCGCTCGACTACATCCAGCGCGTCGTCGACATCATGCGCCGGGCGAACTGGCATCGATTCCAGGTGCTCACGAAACGCGCCGAGCGCCTCGCTGCGCTCAGCCCCGAGATCGACTGGCCGAGGAACGTGTGGGTGGGCGTGAGCGTCGAGAACGCGGACTACGTGAACCGTGTCGACGCCCTGCGGACGACGGGCGCGCATGTGAAGTTCCTCTCGCTCGAGCCTCTGTTGGGACCGCTACGACAACTGAACCTGGCGAACATTGACTGGGTCATCGTTGGTGGCGAGTCCGGTCATCGCGCGCGCTCAATGGATCCAGCTTGGGTGATCGATATCCGCGACCAGTGCGCGCGTGCAGGCGTCGCGTTCTTCTTCAAGCAATGGGGCGGCAAAAACAAGAAGAAGGCCGGGCGTCTGCTCGACGGTCGAACGTGGGACGAGATGCCCGAACCCCTTCGGTCAGCGCGTACTCTGCGCGCTCCCGGAATCCCCGTCGAAGCTTGA
- a CDS encoding three-Cys-motif partner protein TcmP — protein MAKPRPISKGKAHRFGGDWTQTKLRLLQDYLTAYTRALEGKPSAAQPFRKAYIDAFAGTGSRAARERETSSSPGRRLFPDLNEPASRQMLDGSAKLALQVEPRFDKYIFIERSPGRCRQLEALKQEFPALADDIDVRQGDANDVIKQLCAPVDAWRSRRAVLFLDPYGMQVEWDTIEAVAATRAIDLWLLVPLGMGMNRLAPKSGKLPDSWRQRMDAFLGTSDWYEEFYRIETKPTLFGDDRVQVKASMDIMARYFNNRLKQVFAGVAEHPVALCNSANNPLYLFCFAVGNERGKAIALRIANHLLREVG, from the coding sequence ATGGCGAAGCCGCGACCGATCTCGAAGGGCAAGGCGCACCGCTTCGGAGGGGACTGGACCCAGACGAAGCTCCGACTGCTCCAGGACTACCTGACCGCATACACTCGGGCGCTGGAGGGCAAGCCCTCGGCCGCTCAGCCGTTCCGAAAGGCGTATATCGACGCTTTCGCTGGAACGGGCTCACGTGCGGCCCGCGAGCGCGAAACGAGCAGCTCACCCGGAAGGCGGCTCTTTCCTGACCTCAACGAGCCAGCGTCCCGGCAGATGCTCGACGGCTCGGCGAAACTGGCCCTACAGGTCGAGCCTCGCTTCGACAAGTATATCTTCATCGAGCGGAGCCCGGGCCGCTGTCGGCAGCTCGAGGCGCTGAAGCAGGAGTTCCCCGCCCTGGCCGACGACATCGACGTACGGCAAGGGGATGCGAACGATGTGATCAAGCAGCTCTGCGCCCCAGTCGATGCGTGGAGGTCGCGCCGCGCGGTGCTGTTCCTCGATCCCTACGGCATGCAAGTCGAGTGGGACACAATCGAGGCCGTCGCAGCGACAAGGGCGATTGATCTCTGGCTGCTCGTGCCGCTTGGGATGGGGATGAACCGACTTGCACCGAAGTCGGGCAAGCTCCCCGACTCCTGGCGCCAACGCATGGACGCATTCCTCGGCACGAGTGACTGGTACGAGGAGTTCTACAGGATCGAGACGAAGCCCACGTTGTTTGGCGACGATCGAGTCCAGGTTAAGGCGTCGATGGACATCATGGCCCGTTACTTCAACAACCGCCTGAAGCAGGTGTTTGCGGGTGTTGCCGAGCATCCAGTTGCGCTCTGCAACTCGGCGAACAACCCCCTGTACCTCTTCTGTTTCGCGGTCGGTAATGAGCGCGGCAAGGCGATCGCGCTCCGCATCGCCAACCATCTGCTCAGGGAGGTGGGCTGA
- a CDS encoding neutral/alkaline non-lysosomal ceramidase N-terminal domain-containing protein: MRSVVPRIAAVLLLVAGCCAAKPPTPQTFTGPAAASSGPLAAGAAAVPIALPNGVALAGYGSAGRRQMDGSILLTGGPLFGVCVDPDPSTAAVFFKPSTGALDPLYARALVLDNGADRMAIVKVDAIGMSRKLRNEVAGVGQGLGVTDGLFAMVATHTHSGPGGVSDQAAWEIIASDCFSQAVYDAVRDAAVQALQAAVAGLQPARLGIGSTVVNGATRLRGKDYPSKPSLPDIELGLVKVTTAGATPQPIAALFNFAVHGTWYTDANLQTSADYMGAIESQVAAALPAGVVPIFTNGAEGDVTPEKPPGQTLAAAAKPVADAVVNLWTATATDPTVTLHGVFTDKTMPAVRYNPGCMPLANSSTTVCDLTPTHTPITVPLPGNWVSKTLPFQALRINQAVFIAMPGEPVTTLGLIMKQQAKDAGLAGFVLSLANDHGAYFTTPEQFDAGTYEGTATIYGRATGATVLEQSQVVVDKVK, translated from the coding sequence ATGCGCTCCGTCGTCCCCCGCATCGCCGCTGTCCTCCTGCTGGTCGCCGGCTGCTGCGCCGCCAAGCCGCCCACACCGCAGACCTTCACCGGGCCGGCGGCGGCCAGCAGCGGTCCGCTCGCGGCGGGCGCGGCGGCGGTACCGATCGCGCTGCCGAATGGCGTGGCGCTCGCCGGCTATGGCAGCGCCGGGCGGCGGCAGATGGACGGCAGCATCCTGCTCACCGGCGGGCCGCTGTTCGGCGTCTGCGTCGATCCCGATCCGAGCACCGCGGCGGTGTTCTTCAAGCCATCGACCGGCGCCCTCGATCCGCTGTACGCGCGCGCCCTGGTGCTCGACAACGGCGCCGATCGGATGGCGATCGTCAAGGTCGACGCCATCGGCATGTCGCGCAAGCTGCGCAACGAGGTTGCCGGCGTCGGCCAGGGGCTCGGCGTCACCGACGGGTTGTTCGCGATGGTCGCCACCCACACCCATTCCGGACCGGGCGGCGTCTCCGATCAGGCGGCCTGGGAGATCATCGCCTCCGACTGCTTCTCGCAGGCGGTGTACGACGCGGTGCGCGATGCCGCCGTGCAGGCCCTGCAGGCCGCCGTCGCCGGCCTGCAACCGGCGCGGCTCGGCATCGGCTCGACCGTGGTGAACGGCGCCACCCGCCTGCGCGGCAAGGACTACCCGTCGAAGCCGAGCCTGCCCGACATCGAGCTCGGGCTGGTCAAGGTGACCACCGCCGGCGCCACGCCGCAGCCGATCGCGGCGCTGTTCAACTTCGCCGTCCACGGCACCTGGTACACTGATGCCAATCTGCAGACCTCGGCCGACTACATGGGCGCCATCGAGTCGCAGGTGGCCGCGGCGCTGCCCGCCGGGGTGGTGCCGATCTTCACCAACGGGGCCGAGGGGGATGTGACGCCCGAGAAGCCGCCGGGCCAGACGCTCGCCGCGGCGGCCAAGCCGGTGGCGGATGCCGTCGTCAATCTGTGGACCGCCACCGCGACCGATCCGACCGTCACGCTGCACGGCGTGTTCACCGACAAGACCATGCCCGCGGTGCGCTACAATCCCGGCTGCATGCCGCTCGCCAACTCCAGCACCACGGTCTGTGACCTGACGCCGACGCACACCCCGATCACCGTGCCGCTGCCGGGCAACTGGGTCTCCAAGACGCTGCCCTTCCAGGCCCTGCGCATCAACCAGGCCGTTTTCATCGCCATGCCCGGCGAGCCGGTGACCACCCTCGGCCTGATCATGAAGCAGCAGGCGAAGGATGCCGGCCTCGCGGGGTTCGTGCTGTCGCTCGCCAACGACCACGGCGCCTACTTCACCACCCCGGAGCAGTTCGACGCCGGCACCTACGAGGGCACGGCGACGATCTACGGCCGCGCCACCGGCGCCACCGTGCTCGAGCAATCGCAGGTGGTGGTGGACAAGGTGAAATGA
- a CDS encoding aspartyl/asparaginyl beta-hydroxylase domain-containing protein, whose protein sequence is MDVLLSPQALALAVLVAATVAVHLRGRERMSLKRQVSDYSTFTAPYNVFLYLASAVPNRPYLDLAAFPELELLRRNWEAIRDEARALHEAGHIRATEGHDDVYGNSLFKKGWRRFYLKWYGDPLASARRLCPTSVALLEQLPRVHAAMFSLVGPRSRLGKHRDPLAASLRYHLGLITPNSDACRILVDGVPYAWRDGEGVLFDETYLHWVENDTDESRIVLFCDVERPLRWRLATAVNRWVIRRVAPSTAARNEAGEPLGAVNRLAAAYYPLQQAGRRLKARNRRLYYGLKFSLMIAVVAAILVLL, encoded by the coding sequence ATGGACGTCCTGCTGTCGCCGCAGGCTCTGGCGCTGGCGGTGCTCGTCGCCGCGACCGTGGCGGTGCACCTGCGCGGACGGGAGCGCATGAGCCTCAAGCGCCAGGTGAGCGACTACTCGACGTTCACCGCGCCGTACAACGTCTTCCTCTATCTCGCCTCGGCGGTGCCGAACCGGCCGTACCTGGACCTCGCCGCCTTCCCCGAGCTCGAGCTGCTGCGGCGCAATTGGGAAGCGATCCGCGACGAGGCGCGGGCGCTGCACGAGGCCGGCCACATCCGCGCCACCGAGGGACACGACGACGTCTACGGCAACTCGCTGTTCAAGAAGGGCTGGCGGCGCTTCTACCTGAAGTGGTACGGCGACCCCCTCGCCTCGGCGCGGCGGCTGTGCCCCACCTCGGTGGCCCTGCTCGAGCAGTTGCCGCGGGTGCATGCGGCGATGTTCAGCCTGGTCGGGCCGCGCAGCCGGCTCGGCAAGCACCGCGACCCGCTGGCGGCGTCGCTGCGCTATCACCTCGGGCTGATCACGCCCAACTCCGACGCCTGCCGCATCCTGGTCGACGGCGTGCCCTACGCCTGGCGCGACGGCGAAGGCGTGCTGTTCGACGAGACCTACTTGCACTGGGTGGAGAACGACACCGACGAGTCGCGCATCGTCCTCTTCTGCGACGTCGAGCGGCCGCTGCGCTGGCGCCTCGCCACCGCCGTCAACCGCTGGGTGATCCGCCGCGTCGCCCCCAGCACCGCGGCGCGCAACGAGGCCGGCGAGCCGCTCGGCGCCGTCAACCGCCTCGCCGCCGCCTACTATCCGCTACAGCAGGCGGGGCGCCGGTTGAAGGCGCGCAACCGGCGATTGTATTACGGCCTCAAGTTCTCGCTGATGATCGCCGTCGTGGCGGCGATCCTGGTGTTGCTCTGA
- a CDS encoding nuclear transport factor 2 family protein, with protein MPDLDALALRVQHLEDIEAIKQLKYRYWRHLDLKQWDDLAALFIPEATVCYSSGTYEFAGVDAIMRFLRESLGDARGSVTIHHGHHPEIALTSRATATGTWALYNYMFNARENRGIRIGAYYEDRYVKVGGAWRFEHIGYRALFHEEWKRDDIPSLTLR; from the coding sequence ATGCCCGATCTCGACGCGCTCGCTCTCCGCGTCCAGCACCTGGAGGACATCGAGGCGATCAAGCAGCTCAAGTACCGCTACTGGCGGCACCTCGATCTGAAGCAGTGGGACGACCTGGCGGCGTTGTTCATCCCCGAGGCGACGGTCTGCTACAGCTCGGGAACGTACGAATTCGCCGGCGTCGACGCGATCATGCGCTTCCTGCGCGAGTCGCTCGGCGACGCCCGCGGCTCGGTGACGATCCATCACGGGCACCATCCCGAGATCGCGCTCACCAGCCGCGCCACCGCCACCGGCACCTGGGCGCTCTACAACTACATGTTCAACGCGCGCGAGAACCGCGGCATCCGCATCGGCGCCTACTACGAGGACCGCTACGTCAAGGTCGGCGGCGCCTGGCGCTTCGAGCACATCGGCTATCGCGCGCTCTTCCACGAGGAGTGGAAGCGCGACGACATCCCGAGCCTGACGCTGCGCTGA
- a CDS encoding LLM class flavin-dependent oxidoreductase: MAMVGIRFDLRVPSFATTTHAEMYRACLDQCEWADRLGLDIVVLSEHHGVDDGFMSSPVTLAAAIAGRTKTIQINIAAVLVPLHDPIRLAEQLATAALVSGGRVGFVAGLGYRQEEFEMAGVDRKRRGTLLEEAVEAMRQAWTGEPFEWRGRTVRVTPAPPSPPMILVGGSTEKAAKRAAKLRAGFFPAIGDQRLADIYTAECARLGFHGGFVSMPNGPGFVHVSEDPERDWQRIAPHVLYDAQTYAAWQTPDQRSQMHVAGNTLDDVKRSGAYTVLTPDDCVRLAEETGRVILHPLMGGLDPAIGWESLRLFEAKVLPRIR, from the coding sequence ATGGCCATGGTGGGAATTCGCTTCGACCTGCGGGTGCCGTCGTTCGCCACGACGACGCACGCCGAGATGTACCGGGCCTGCCTCGACCAGTGCGAGTGGGCCGACCGCCTCGGATTGGACATCGTCGTGCTCTCCGAGCACCACGGCGTCGACGACGGGTTCATGTCGTCGCCGGTGACCCTGGCGGCGGCGATCGCCGGGCGGACGAAGACCATCCAGATCAACATCGCCGCCGTGCTCGTGCCGCTCCACGACCCGATCCGGCTGGCGGAGCAACTGGCGACCGCGGCGCTGGTCAGCGGCGGCCGGGTCGGCTTCGTGGCCGGGCTCGGCTATCGCCAGGAAGAGTTCGAGATGGCGGGCGTCGACCGCAAGCGGCGTGGCACGCTGCTCGAGGAAGCGGTCGAGGCGATGCGCCAGGCGTGGACCGGCGAGCCGTTCGAATGGCGCGGCCGCACGGTGCGGGTGACCCCGGCGCCGCCGTCGCCGCCGATGATCCTGGTCGGCGGCTCGACCGAGAAGGCCGCCAAGCGCGCCGCCAAGCTGCGCGCCGGCTTCTTCCCGGCGATCGGCGATCAGCGCCTGGCCGACATCTACACCGCCGAGTGCGCGCGCCTCGGCTTCCACGGCGGCTTCGTCAGCATGCCCAACGGCCCCGGCTTCGTGCACGTGTCGGAGGACCCGGAGCGGGACTGGCAGCGCATCGCTCCGCACGTCCTCTACGACGCCCAGACCTATGCCGCCTGGCAGACGCCCGACCAGCGCTCGCAGATGCACGTCGCGGGGAACACCCTGGACGACGTCAAGCGGAGCGGCGCCTATACCGTCCTCACGCCCGACGATTGCGTCAGGCTCGCCGAGGAGACCGGTCGCGTCATCCTCCACCCGCTGATGGGCGGCCTCGATCCCGCCATCGGCTGGGAGAGCCTGCGGCTGTTCGAGGCCAAGGTGCTGCCGCGGATCCGCTGA
- a CDS encoding PD40 domain-containing protein — MIARLIFSAVLAATLDPRLAAAACAGDCDGDGNVAINELVLGVGIALGAGSLSGCGGFDGDGDGQVAINELVAGVNAALTGCGASTPAPTATATPGSGASGKLVFTVNDFQTFSADLAVINADGSGRRKLTDTPEDSESQPVWSPDGTRIAFIDNAGISVMNADGSGRRQVAAGSPRAVYPAWSPDGREIVFSGGEFNQIEIVGADGGNRRTVLGPDAFEYTAPCFSPDGRRIAFVSNRPNGGFGEVLEIFVMDADGANVSRITTDDTENAHLDWSAANRLLFDSFRGSGGGAYAIAPDGSGETPLIADAMFPKWNRDGSRIAYATFAGLATAAADGSSPRAVPNTTFDDTAPDLY; from the coding sequence ATGATCGCCCGTCTCATCTTCTCCGCCGTGCTCGCCGCCACCCTCGACCCGCGCCTCGCCGCCGCCGCCTGCGCCGGCGACTGCGACGGCGACGGCAACGTGGCCATCAACGAGCTGGTGCTCGGCGTCGGCATCGCCCTCGGCGCCGGGTCACTGAGCGGCTGCGGCGGCTTCGACGGCGACGGCGATGGTCAGGTCGCCATCAACGAGCTGGTCGCCGGCGTCAACGCCGCCCTCACCGGCTGCGGCGCGAGCACGCCCGCGCCCACCGCCACCGCGACGCCCGGCAGCGGCGCTTCCGGCAAGCTGGTGTTCACGGTCAACGACTTCCAGACGTTCTCCGCCGACCTCGCGGTGATCAACGCCGACGGCAGCGGCCGCCGCAAGCTGACCGACACTCCCGAGGATTCCGAGAGCCAGCCGGTGTGGAGCCCGGACGGCACCCGCATCGCCTTCATCGACAACGCCGGCATCAGCGTCATGAACGCCGACGGCAGCGGCCGCCGCCAGGTGGCGGCCGGCAGCCCACGCGCCGTGTATCCCGCCTGGAGCCCGGACGGCCGCGAGATCGTCTTCTCCGGCGGCGAGTTCAACCAGATCGAGATCGTCGGCGCCGACGGCGGCAACCGCCGCACCGTGCTCGGACCCGACGCCTTCGAGTACACTGCTCCCTGCTTCAGCCCCGACGGCCGCCGCATCGCCTTCGTCAGCAACCGTCCGAACGGCGGCTTCGGCGAGGTGCTCGAGATCTTCGTCATGGACGCCGACGGCGCCAACGTGAGCCGGATCACGACCGACGACACGGAGAACGCCCACCTCGACTGGAGTGCCGCCAATCGGCTCCTCTTCGATTCCTTCCGCGGCAGCGGCGGCGGCGCCTACGCGATCGCGCCCGACGGCAGCGGCGAGACGCCGCTGATCGCCGACGCCATGTTCCCGAAGTGGAACCGCGACGGCTCGCGCATCGCCTATGCGACCTTCGCCGGACTGGCGACCGCCGCCGCCGACGGCTCCAGTCCCCGGGCGGTCCCCAACACCACCTTCGACGACACGGCGCCGGACCTCTACTGA
- a CDS encoding glutathione peroxidase — MATAHDFTATSIDGTATPLKDYAGTALLIVNVASQCGLTPQYAGLQHLHERYQGRGFAVLGFPCNQFGSQEPGSEGEIKTFCETRFGVTFPMFAKVDVNGAGAHPLYAFLTSQPTQPDGSGDIQWNFAKFLVGKDGAVLARFAPTEKPDSPAIAAAIEQAL; from the coding sequence ATGGCCACCGCGCACGATTTCACCGCCACCAGCATCGACGGCACCGCCACGCCGCTGAAGGATTACGCCGGCACGGCGCTGCTCATCGTCAACGTCGCCTCGCAGTGCGGCCTGACGCCGCAGTACGCCGGCCTGCAGCACCTGCACGAGCGCTACCAGGGCCGCGGCTTCGCCGTGCTCGGCTTCCCCTGCAATCAGTTCGGCAGCCAGGAGCCCGGCAGCGAGGGCGAGATCAAGACCTTCTGCGAGACGCGCTTCGGCGTCACCTTCCCGATGTTCGCCAAGGTCGACGTCAACGGCGCCGGCGCGCACCCGCTCTACGCCTTCCTCACCAGCCAGCCGACGCAGCCCGACGGCTCCGGCGACATCCAGTGGAACTTCGCCAAGTTCCTGGTCGGCAAGGACGGCGCCGTGCTGGCCCGCTTCGCACCGACCGAGAAGCCCGATTCGCCCGCGATCGCGGCGGCGATCGAGCAGGCGCTGTGA
- a CDS encoding carboxymuconolactone decarboxylase family protein translates to MSALDAVEWEACLLEPVDNPPAERAVRKALGMVPPAMRYFLDSAWWADAAVALGITHAPIFHVPPGLADLVTLVVSQESACRYCFSLTRGMLGVLGFSEARIRRIEEDLAGGELGDGEREALRFARQVARSTPMVTAADAAPLRQAGWNDAAVRELAALAAVNVFYNRAATLPALPYEDAERMFGRPLFRVLGPLLRPFIRTRRARNAPPLSAAERRGPFAAFVNALDGLPLAPRLRTAIDACLRGSALGPRTTALVFAVVARGIGCPLSEAEAIAMLRADGVPAEEIDAALAHLAAPWIGDRERAAAALARDSIWPQPAALQRHARTVRPLFTRQEFVDLIGAAALANTVCRLAVAVDLARSGH, encoded by the coding sequence ATGTCAGCCCTCGACGCGGTCGAGTGGGAAGCCTGTCTGCTCGAGCCGGTGGACAATCCGCCGGCCGAGCGGGCGGTCCGCAAGGCGCTCGGCATGGTGCCGCCGGCCATGCGCTATTTCCTCGACTCCGCCTGGTGGGCGGACGCGGCGGTGGCGCTGGGCATCACCCACGCGCCCATCTTCCACGTCCCGCCCGGCCTGGCGGATCTCGTCACCCTGGTGGTCAGCCAGGAGAGCGCCTGCCGCTACTGCTTCAGCCTCACCCGCGGCATGCTCGGCGTCCTCGGCTTCTCCGAGGCGCGCATCCGGCGCATCGAGGAAGACCTCGCCGGCGGCGAGCTCGGCGACGGCGAACGGGAGGCGCTGCGCTTCGCGCGGCAGGTGGCGCGATCGACCCCGATGGTGACGGCCGCCGACGCGGCGCCGCTGCGCCAGGCCGGCTGGAACGACGCGGCGGTCAGGGAGCTCGCCGCCCTCGCCGCCGTCAACGTCTTCTACAACCGCGCCGCAACGCTCCCGGCGCTGCCCTACGAGGACGCCGAGCGGATGTTCGGTCGGCCGCTGTTCCGGGTGCTGGGACCGCTGCTGCGGCCGTTCATCAGGACGCGGCGCGCCCGAAACGCGCCGCCGCTGTCCGCGGCCGAGCGTCGGGGACCGTTCGCCGCCTTCGTCAACGCGCTCGACGGCCTGCCGCTGGCGCCCCGCCTGCGCACCGCGATCGACGCCTGCCTGCGCGGCTCCGCGCTCGGCCCGCGCACCACCGCGCTGGTGTTCGCGGTCGTCGCGCGCGGCATCGGGTGTCCGCTCTCGGAAGCCGAGGCGATCGCCATGCTGCGCGCCGACGGCGTCCCCGCCGAGGAGATCGATGCCGCATTGGCGCACCTCGCCGCGCCGTGGATCGGCGATCGCGAGCGCGCGGCCGCGGCGCTGGCGCGCGACTCGATCTGGCCGCAGCCGGCGGCGCTGCAGCGGCACGCCCGCACCGTGCGGCCGCTCTTCACCCGGCAGGAATTCGTCGATCTGATCGGCGCCGCGGCGCTCGCCAATACGGTGTGCCGGCTGGCGGTCGCGGTCGACCTGGCGCGGAGCGGACACTGA
- a CDS encoding adenylate/guanylate cyclase domain-containing protein produces the protein MPAGGRGRPGAERTLTALAASALALLAAAAAIAWLARERRRLRRRLDAATSELQRMQSAFGRFAPEAVVDRIVARGEAGAAERREVTVLFADLFGFTALGETLPPEALVALLNDYFGRMSRVIEQHRGEVSKFIGDGLMAVFGAHAPNPWQVNDAVHAALAMQAALAEHNAARAAAGGPALRVGIGIHSGPAVAGVLGGRALMEFTVIGGTVNLAARVESLTRVHDAGILVTDAVRARLDPRFRLQAMAPTAVRGVAEPVATWAVLGWEEDAASA, from the coding sequence GTGCCGGCTGGCGGTCGCGGTCGACCTGGCGCGGAGCGGACACTGACGGCGCTCGCCGCGTCCGCGCTCGCGCTGCTGGCCGCCGCCGCGGCGATCGCGTGGCTGGCGCGCGAGCGCCGCCGCCTGCGCCGCCGGCTGGATGCCGCCACCAGCGAGTTGCAGCGCATGCAATCGGCGTTCGGCCGCTTCGCGCCCGAGGCGGTGGTCGACCGCATCGTCGCCCGCGGCGAGGCCGGCGCCGCGGAGCGGCGCGAGGTCACGGTCCTCTTCGCCGACCTGTTCGGCTTCACCGCGCTCGGCGAGACACTGCCGCCGGAGGCGCTGGTGGCGCTGCTCAACGACTACTTCGGGCGCATGAGCCGGGTGATCGAGCAGCACCGCGGCGAGGTCTCGAAATTCATCGGCGACGGCCTCATGGCGGTGTTCGGAGCGCACGCGCCCAACCCCTGGCAGGTCAACGACGCCGTGCACGCGGCGCTGGCGATGCAGGCGGCGCTGGCCGAGCACAACGCCGCCCGCGCCGCCGCCGGCGGACCGGCGCTGCGGGTCGGCATCGGCATCCACAGCGGCCCCGCCGTCGCCGGCGTGCTCGGCGGCCGCGCCCTGATGGAGTTCACGGTCATCGGCGGCACGGTCAACCTCGCGGCGCGCGTCGAGAGCCTCACCCGCGTCCACGATGCCGGCATCCTCGTCACCGACGCCGTGCGCGCCCGCCTCGACCCGCGCTTCCGCCTGCAGGCCATGGCGCCGACCGCGGTGCGCGGCGTCGCCGAGCCAGTGGCGACCTGGGCGGTGCTGGGGTGGGAGGAGGATGCCGCGAGCGCGTGA